From the genome of Aerococcus sanguinicola:
AAAGCATCACTAAACGGTCGAGACCAATTGCTAAGCCGCCGTGTGGTGGGAAGCCGTATTCCAAAGCGTCCAGTAAGAAGCCGAATTGCTCATTGGCGCTCTCTTCGCTGAAGCCTAATGCTTCTAACATTTGCAATTGGATATCTTTTTGGTGGATACGGATGGACCCGCCCCCGATTTCATAGCCGTTGAGGACGATGTCATAGGCTTGAGCATAGACCTCTTCAGGTTGGCTGCTTAACTTGTCGAGATCTTCTTCATTAGGCATGGTGAAGGGGTGGTGCATGGCATTATAGCGGCCTTCTTGTTCATCATACTCGAGCAATGGCCAATTCACGACCCAGAGGAAGTTGAATTGATTCTTGTCCATCAAGCCTAGTTCACGGGCAAATTTCAGGCGAATTTCGGACAGAGATTGGTGGACCACACTGGCCTTGTCAGCTAAGAAGAGGAGGATATCCCCTGCTTCTGCTTGGAGACGGTCCACAAGTGGTTCTGGGTTTTCCTTGAAGAATTTACCAATCGGACCAGTCAAGCCGTCTTCACTCACCTTGATCCAAGCGACCCCTTTAGCGCCGTAAGTGCTGGCGAAGTCAGTTAAGCCGTCTAAGTCCTTACGAGAGTACTGGTCAGCTGCACCTTTGACATTGATCGCTTTAACCATACCCCCGTTTTCGATGGCTTGGTTGAAGACCTTCAATTCATACTGACTCACCACGTCTGAAACATCCACTAACTTCATGCCGAAACGGGTGTCGGGTTTGTCTGTCCCGTAATAATTCATGGCGTCATCATAGGAAATAATCGGGAAGTCTTCGGTAATTTCAATGCCCCGGGTTGCTTTCATGACATCTTTAAGCATGGCTTCGACGATCTCACGAATTTCTTCCTGGCTGAGGAAGCTGGTTTCCAAGTCCACTTGGGTAAATTCTGGTTGGCGGTCCCCCCGCAAGTCTTCATCACGGAAGCAACGAACGATTTGGTAGTAGCGGTCCATACCTGAAGCCATCAGCAATTGTTTGAAGAGCTGAGGTGACTGAGGTAGGGCATAGAATTCACCAGGGTGGACACGGGAAGGAACTAAGTAGTCGCGGGCGCCTTCTGGTGTTGACTTGGTCAGGTAAGGCGTTTCAATGTCCAAGAAGCCTTCTTTTTCAAGGAAGCGACGGATGGCTTGGGTGACCTTCGCACGTAGGACAATATTAGCGTTCATTTCAGGACGACGGAGGTCCACATAGCGGTATTTCAAGCGGATATCATCGTTCACATCGATGTCGTCCTCTACCATAAATGGTGGGGTCTTAGCCTTATTTAAGATGGTCAGGTCTTTGACCATGACTTCGATGTCCCCATTCTTAATCTTAGGGTTGACCATGTCTTCGTCCCGGTTGATAACATCGCCGGTCACTTCAATAACATATTCAGACCGCAATTTCTCCGCTTGGTCGAAGTGGTCCCCTAAGTTTTCTACGTTGAAAACCACTTGAACGAAGCCTTCACGGTCTCTCAAGTCAACGAAGATTACCCCACCAAGGTCCCGGCGTTTTTGTACCCAGCCCTTGAGTGTGACCGTCTGGCCGACTAATTCTTTAGATACGTTTCCACAATATATTGTACGTTTCATCTTATTCCTCCTTATGCATTAGCATGAAAACTTGCAATAACATCTGAAAATTGTTCTTTAATTTGGTCAATGGCGAATTTTTTCTCCTCGCCTGAAGCCATGTCTTTAACATTGAGGGCCCCTTCTTCTAATTCGCTCTCACCCAGAGTCATCACGAACTTAGCGCCCAACTTATCGGCATCCCGGAATTGCTTGCCCGGCTTGCGGTGCTTGTAATCGAGCTGGCAGGAATAGCCCTGTTGGCGGATGGCCTCAATTAAAGGCAGGCTGTTTTCAACCTGGATCCCTGGAATAGTCACCAAGTAGACATCTAAAGGATCCGTGTCAGGCAAGGCCACTTCTTGGGCTTCCAAGAGGAGCATGAGCCGCTCTAAACCGATCGCAAAGCCAAAGCCAGGCACATCCTGCTTCCCATCAGAGAGTTCCTTGACAAGTCCCGAATAAGACCCGCCCCCGCAGATAGTGGTTTCTGCTCCGAAAACTTCATTCTTGGTCATGATCTCAAAGATGGTATCTTGGTAGTAGTCCAAGCCCCGGACCATATTGGCATCGATCCGGTAAGGAATCACTAATTGATCGAGAAGGCTTTGGACTAGGTCAAAGCGTTCCTTAGACTCTTCGGATAAGAAGTCCAGAATACTTGGTGCGTCCTTAACAATTTCCTTGTCCTTAGGGTCCTTACTATCGAGGACGCGCAGAGGATTCTTGTGGAGCCGGGTCTTAGAGTCCTCGCTCAATTGGCCTTCAAAGGGTTCCAGGTAATCAATGAGAGCCTGGCGGTAGGCTATACGTGAATCGATATCGCCCAGTGAGTTAATCACTAATTCCAGGTCAGAAATCCCTAAGCCTGTGAGAATTTCCCAAGCCAGGGCGATGGTTTCCACATCAATGAGGGCCTGGGAATCGCCGAAGACTTCCACTCCTAATTGGTTGAACTGGCGCTGGCGCCCACCCTGGGGCCGCTCATAGCGGAACATGGGGCTCAGATAGTAGACCTTGTAAGGATGATGGTGTTCGGGGCCATAGAGTTTGTTTTCAATATAGGCCCGAACAACCGGTGCCGTCCCTTCTGGCTTGAGGGCAATATGGCGGTCGCCCTTATCTTTAAAGTCATACATTTCCTTAGAAACCACGTCTGAGGTCTCCCCTACTCCCCGTGCGAAGAGTTCATAGTGCTCAAACATCGGTGTTCGAATTTCACGGAAGCGGTAGCGGCTCAGGATATCCCTGGCCTTGTCTTCTACATAATGCCACTTGGCAATTTCTTCAGGTAAAATATCCACCGTTCCTTTTGGTCGCTGAATCATTCACATCCCCCTTAATCATTCCATAAAAAAATCCCTATCCTGAAAAACAGGATAAGGACGAAAGTTTCGTGGTACCACCTTAATTATTCTAGCTATCGACTAGAAATCTCTAGCGCGTAACGTGCGCAACGGAGTCTTCACTCACCTCCAGAGTGTCCAACTTAAGACAAGAATAAATGCTTGCACCCTCCGCATTCTCTCTAAGGATTCTCTCCTTAAGTCATTCTCTTTCAACGGTTTTATCAGTAACTAGCTTAACCAATCTTTAGACAAAAGTCAATTTAAAAATCTTCCCCAACTGGGACTTTTTATTTCGTAGTGAGAGATAGAAGCTAGCTTTGGTCCAGAGCCAAGTAACAGCTGACTTCAGGATCAGCCCCTATCTTTTTTATCTTTTGAATTGCGCTCTTTTTAATTAAAGGGTAAACTTATAGAAAGAAGTCATTCAGAAAGGGGGTTGAATATGAACTGGAAAGACCACTGGGAAGCCAGGCGGGGGCATTATTTTATCTACAGCTTAGTGGTCGTCCTGGTCTTGTTGGGGGCTTTTTTAACGATTTTTCATCTAAGCCAAAACCAGCAGAAGAAGACCCAGGCTGACCTGATCAACCTCCGCCAAGGGCCCGGTATTACCTATGACATCAAGGAACAGGTCAAGAAGGGAACGGGCTACCAAGTGATGCGGGAGGCCAATGACTGGCTCTATGTCCGCCTAGCCAATGGACAGACGGGTTGGCTGCCTAGCTGGCTTATGCCCCAGGGCCAAGATGACAAGGACCGGGGCTTTATCGCAACCGTGATCAACGACCAGGTCCCTATCCTCTCTAAGGCCAAAGATGGCGACAAGGTCGGCGAAGCTAAGCAAGGTGATAAGTTTACCATCCTTTACCAAGACAAGGGGTGGATCCAAGTCCAATTCCAAAATGAAACCGCCTGGATCGACCAGAGCGCCATTGACATCACGCCCGGGACCATTGCTAACGAGTACATTGCCAGCCTATCTGAAGACGAACAGGCAGCCGTCGATAACTTACTCAAAGATTATCCGGCTAAAGTCGTCGCTACCGCAGCTGGCGTCAATATCCGGGAGGCACCGACCAATGAGTCTGATGTCATCTACAAGGGCAAGATGAACGAAGGCTTCGCCTATCTGGGCCAAGAGGACGTCTACTATAAGGTCAAGACCAAAGACGGCCAGGAAGGTTACCTGGCCAACTGGCTGGCCAAGTCCGATGCCACGGAAATGGCCAAGAAAGCTCAAGAAGCAGAAACCACGACCAGCCTCAGTCAAAAAACTATCGTGCTCGACCCAGGCCACGGGGGTAAGGACCCGGGCGCTATTTCCGATGATGAAAAAGTCTATGAAAAAGACGTTGCCCTAGCCTCGGCCCAGATCCTCAAGGAAAAACTGGAAGCGGCCGGTGCCAAGGTCATCATGACCCGGGAGGACGACCAATTCATCGAACTGGCTGACCGGGGTCGACTCTACAATGAAGTCAACGGCGACCTCTTCCTCAGCCTCCACTACGATTCGGCAGCTGAAGCGACCGTCAGCGGTAATACCATTTACTATTACGATGAAGCCTCGATTCCAGTAGCCCAAGAGCTCCAAAGTCAGCTCATCGAACAGATGAATGTGCCCAATAATGGGATCGAATTCGGGAACTTCCAGGTCATCCGGGACTCCCACCCACCTGCCCTTCTCTTAGAGCTCGGTTACATGTCCAACCCTAATGATGTGCAGAAATTTAGCCAAAAAGACTACCACGAGCGGGTCGCCCAAGCCGTCTACAACGGCCTGGTCTGCTACTTCCAAGAAGATGGCAATAGCCAGGGCCAGAGCGTCCCAACCTCTAGCGATCAAAAGCAAGCAAATGAAAACGCCTCAGCAGCTCCATAAAAAGCTGCTAAGGCGTTTTTTTATTTTAAGCTTTAGGAGGACGTTGGTCCAGGTTGCGGATCAAGCGGCCCCGTTCGTCATAGACATGGTCGCGGGCTTTTTGGCTGCTGGCCATGCTCAAGATCAGGCGGTCGCGGTAGGGTTCAGCTAATTCGTCAAAGAGAAATTCCTCATCGTGGAGGTTGTATTTCTTGCGGTTGGCTTCATTTTCACCTTCAGAACGGAGTTTGTACTGGCGGCTAGGAAGTTCTTGGTCGCTTTCTTCC
Proteins encoded in this window:
- the hisS gene encoding histidine--tRNA ligase, with the translated sequence MIQRPKGTVDILPEEIAKWHYVEDKARDILSRYRFREIRTPMFEHYELFARGVGETSDVVSKEMYDFKDKGDRHIALKPEGTAPVVRAYIENKLYGPEHHHPYKVYYLSPMFRYERPQGGRQRQFNQLGVEVFGDSQALIDVETIALAWEILTGLGISDLELVINSLGDIDSRIAYRQALIDYLEPFEGQLSEDSKTRLHKNPLRVLDSKDPKDKEIVKDAPSILDFLSEESKERFDLVQSLLDQLVIPYRIDANMVRGLDYYQDTIFEIMTKNEVFGAETTICGGGSYSGLVKELSDGKQDVPGFGFAIGLERLMLLLEAQEVALPDTDPLDVYLVTIPGIQVENSLPLIEAIRQQGYSCQLDYKHRKPGKQFRDADKLGAKFVMTLGESELEEGALNVKDMASGEEKKFAIDQIKEQFSDVIASFHANA
- the aspS gene encoding aspartate--tRNA ligase translates to MKRTIYCGNVSKELVGQTVTLKGWVQKRRDLGGVIFVDLRDREGFVQVVFNVENLGDHFDQAEKLRSEYVIEVTGDVINRDEDMVNPKIKNGDIEVMVKDLTILNKAKTPPFMVEDDIDVNDDIRLKYRYVDLRRPEMNANIVLRAKVTQAIRRFLEKEGFLDIETPYLTKSTPEGARDYLVPSRVHPGEFYALPQSPQLFKQLLMASGMDRYYQIVRCFRDEDLRGDRQPEFTQVDLETSFLSQEEIREIVEAMLKDVMKATRGIEITEDFPIISYDDAMNYYGTDKPDTRFGMKLVDVSDVVSQYELKVFNQAIENGGMVKAINVKGAADQYSRKDLDGLTDFASTYGAKGVAWIKVSEDGLTGPIGKFFKENPEPLVDRLQAEAGDILLFLADKASVVHQSLSEIRLKFARELGLMDKNQFNFLWVVNWPLLEYDEQEGRYNAMHHPFTMPNEEDLDKLSSQPEEVYAQAYDIVLNGYEIGGGSIRIHQKDIQLQMLEALGFSEESANEQFGFLLDALEYGFPPHGGLAIGLDRLVMLLAGEDNIREVMAFPKNGRAFDPLTNAPSEVSQEQLNDLSLEVTRIDVD
- a CDS encoding N-acetylmuramoyl-L-alanine amidase, producing MNWKDHWEARRGHYFIYSLVVVLVLLGAFLTIFHLSQNQQKKTQADLINLRQGPGITYDIKEQVKKGTGYQVMREANDWLYVRLANGQTGWLPSWLMPQGQDDKDRGFIATVINDQVPILSKAKDGDKVGEAKQGDKFTILYQDKGWIQVQFQNETAWIDQSAIDITPGTIANEYIASLSEDEQAAVDNLLKDYPAKVVATAAGVNIREAPTNESDVIYKGKMNEGFAYLGQEDVYYKVKTKDGQEGYLANWLAKSDATEMAKKAQEAETTTSLSQKTIVLDPGHGGKDPGAISDDEKVYEKDVALASAQILKEKLEAAGAKVIMTREDDQFIELADRGRLYNEVNGDLFLSLHYDSAAEATVSGNTIYYYDEASIPVAQELQSQLIEQMNVPNNGIEFGNFQVIRDSHPPALLLELGYMSNPNDVQKFSQKDYHERVAQAVYNGLVCYFQEDGNSQGQSVPTSSDQKQANENASAAP